The following are encoded in a window of Candidatus Omnitrophota bacterium genomic DNA:
- a CDS encoding ornithine carbamoyltransferase produces MAKSKMFGKDVVTTQELSVEEIEEILSLAVKMKANRYGEPYNSLLAFKTFIMFFYNPSLRTRQSFEAAATELGGHAQFIEPKAMRLKSVKKGVEVAGETIHDAAKVMARFAVGIGIRILETSVDNYGDGNKILREYAKYADVPIINMADDIYHPCQGLADIMGMREHNNNQPTKGKTIVQTWAKGALARSYCSVHESLLLNSRLGVNVKLAYPDDNYSLPENIVEQAKKNAEAAGGTFEIVKGDPRAAYKGADYVYSRNWFGKDFYEIGKEAEIKRASSDKYKDWICDEDKMKTANPGAKFIHPMPVDEGAEVTREVNQGPRSIVLDIAENRLHVQKAIMALTMSDKL; encoded by the coding sequence ATGGCAAAGTCAAAAATGTTCGGTAAAGATGTTGTGACCACGCAGGAACTTTCGGTTGAGGAAATAGAGGAAATACTGTCTCTGGCCGTGAAGATGAAGGCGAACCGTTACGGTGAGCCCTACAACAGTCTTCTGGCTTTTAAGACATTCATCATGTTCTTCTATAATCCGTCGCTGAGAACAAGGCAGTCTTTTGAGGCCGCGGCGACGGAACTCGGGGGACACGCCCAGTTCATCGAACCCAAGGCAATGAGGCTCAAGAGCGTCAAGAAGGGAGTTGAGGTAGCGGGTGAGACGATCCACGACGCCGCGAAGGTCATGGCGAGGTTCGCCGTGGGCATAGGGATAAGGATACTTGAAACATCCGTCGACAATTACGGCGACGGCAATAAGATCCTCAGGGAATATGCCAAGTACGCGGATGTGCCGATAATCAACATGGCGGATGATATCTATCATCCCTGCCAGGGCCTTGCCGATATCATGGGGATGAGGGAGCACAACAACAATCAGCCCACCAAAGGCAAGACTATTGTCCAGACCTGGGCGAAAGGGGCTCTTGCCCGCAGCTATTGTTCCGTGCACGAAAGCCTTCTTCTAAACTCCCGCCTGGGAGTCAATGTGAAGCTCGCTTATCCGGACGATAACTATTCGCTTCCCGAAAACATAGTCGAGCAGGCGAAGAAAAACGCCGAAGCCGCCGGCGGCACTTTTGAGATCGTCAAAGGCGATCCGAGGGCCGCGTATAAGGGCGCTGATTATGTTTATTCGCGCAACTGGTTCGGTAAAGACTTCTATGAGATAGGCAAAGAGGCCGAGATAAAGCGCGCCTCAAGTGATAAGTACAAAGACTGGATCTGCGATGAAGATAAAATGAAAACCGCAAATCCCGGGGCGAAGTTTATCCATCCCATGCCTGTCGACGAGGGCGCCGAGGTCACGCGTGAAGTGAACCAGGGCCCGCGCAGCATAGTTTTGGATATCGCCGAAAACCGGCTTCATGTTCAGAAAGCCATTATGGCTTTGACGATGTCGGATAAGCTTTAA
- a CDS encoding PTS sugar transporter subunit IIA produces MFLEDVLSKKTVVIELKGHDKNAIMAELTECLAAEKVLSDKDAFLKAIREREELESTAIGGGIAIPHAKHESVKRIFCAMGIVKDGVEFNALDSKPVTAVFMVASPPDLNREYIQVVARAARLLKSDVMMQKIFAASSPQEIMKVIADFDRILHKASVDVSTKEGRVIHKDI; encoded by the coding sequence GTGTTTTTAGAGGATGTTTTAAGTAAAAAGACCGTTGTGATAGAATTGAAGGGGCATGATAAAAATGCCATTATGGCGGAGCTGACAGAGTGCCTCGCGGCCGAAAAGGTTTTGTCGGACAAAGACGCTTTTTTAAAGGCCATCAGGGAGAGAGAGGAACTTGAATCAACGGCCATAGGCGGCGGAATAGCCATTCCGCACGCCAAGCATGAAAGTGTCAAAAGGATATTCTGCGCCATGGGAATCGTCAAGGACGGGGTGGAATTCAACGCTCTTGACAGCAAACCCGTCACAGCTGTTTTTATGGTGGCATCCCCGCCTGACCTGAACAGGGAATACATCCAGGTGGTGGCCCGAGCGGCGAGGCTGTTGAAAAGCGATGTCATGATGCAAAAAATTTTCGCGGCGTCTTCTCCGCAGGAGATAATGAAAGTCATAGCGGATTTTGACAGGATACTCCACAAAGCTTCCGTTGATGTCAGTACCAAAGAAGGCAGAGTAATTCACAAAGACATATAA
- the arcC gene encoding carbamate kinase, with product MGKVAVVAVGGNSLIKDKAHSSVPDQYMCVVETVKHIADMIDRGWNVVISHGNGPQVGFMLLRSEAGIKEGLHPIPMDSCGADTQGSIGYNFQQALSNEFRRRGIKREVATVVTRVLVDKEDPAFQNPSKPVGPFLTKEDAEARKEKEGWDIVEDAGRGWRRVVPSPLPKEILEENAIATLVKGGFIVVAVGGGGIPVYYDKAKNIIKGCAAVIDKDFASALLASNIKADLLLISTAVEKVCINFGKPDQKQLDRITVSEAKKYMAEGHFAKGSMLPKIQAVIKFFENGGKEALITCPEKIGEAMDGKTGTWIVKD from the coding sequence ATGGGCAAGGTAGCAGTCGTGGCTGTTGGTGGTAATTCACTCATAAAAGACAAGGCGCATTCATCCGTGCCGGACCAGTATATGTGTGTCGTCGAGACGGTGAAGCACATAGCCGATATGATCGACCGGGGTTGGAATGTCGTGATATCACACGGCAACGGCCCTCAGGTAGGTTTTATGCTTTTAAGGAGCGAGGCCGGGATAAAAGAAGGTTTGCATCCGATTCCCATGGACTCCTGCGGAGCCGATACACAGGGCTCTATAGGTTATAATTTTCAGCAGGCGCTTTCAAACGAGTTCCGCCGCAGGGGTATAAAGAGAGAAGTTGCCACGGTTGTGACAAGGGTTCTTGTGGATAAGGAAGACCCCGCGTTTCAGAATCCCTCAAAGCCGGTCGGGCCTTTTCTGACAAAAGAAGATGCTGAAGCAAGAAAGGAAAAAGAGGGTTGGGATATAGTCGAGGACGCCGGCCGAGGCTGGAGAAGGGTTGTTCCGTCGCCCTTACCCAAAGAAATACTTGAAGAAAACGCGATAGCCACGCTGGTTAAAGGCGGTTTCATTGTTGTGGCCGTGGGCGGCGGCGGCATCCCGGTGTACTATGATAAGGCGAAGAATATAATCAAAGGCTGCGCGGCTGTGATAGATAAGGATTTCGCGTCGGCTCTTCTGGCCTCCAACATAAAGGCGGATCTTCTTCTCATCTCTACGGCGGTGGAAAAAGTCTGTATTAATTTCGGTAAGCCGGATCAGAAACAGCTTGACAGGATCACGGTATCAGAAGCTAAAAAGTATATGGCCGAGGGGCATTTCGCCAAGGGCAGCATGCTTCCCAAGATCCAGGCGGTAATCAAGTTTTTTGAGAACGGCGGCAAGGAAGCTCTGATAACCTGTCCGGAAAAAATAGGCGAAGCCATGGACGGAAAGACCGGCACATGGATTGTCAAGGACTGA